The following is a genomic window from SAR86 cluster bacterium.
CTTTTCTAGATCATCAAATCTTGTACCGCTTGTATACTCATAAAAAAGGCCTATAACAAGCGCCAAAATTAATCCAAGATAAATTCTTCTTATATTCATAATTATCTATTATTTGCGTTGAATGATTTTACAGCGTTAATGATCTCAAAAGAAGCCTCATTTTTTTTTAATTCAAAAAAAGGCTTAAAAACAAAAAAGACAAAACAACCTTCTTGAGCATAAAGATCATTTTTTCTAAACGTTTCTTTTATGCTTCTTTTAATTTTATTTCTATCGACCGCCCTAGAAAAAATTTTTTTTGAAACAGATACTCTAATATTTTCAATATCATTTTTATTGAAGAAAATTCTAAAATTTTTCGATGAATAAAAATATTTTTTAAGTTTTCTGCTATTCAAGCTTTAAGCGCTAAGTTCTTTGCGCCCTTTTTTTCTTCTATTAGAAAGTATAGCCCTGCCTGCTTTGGTTGACATTCTTGATCTGAAACCATGCGTTCTTTTTCTTTTTAAAGTGCTTGGTTGAAATGTTCTTTTCATAATAATATAGCCCGCAAATTGATCGAGAATTATATATCAATATAGTGAACAAACCAAAAATTTAACTAAAGTTTAATGTTTTTTTTTATTAACACTT
Proteins encoded in this region:
- the rnpA gene encoding ribonuclease P protein component; its protein translation is MNSRKLKKYFYSSKNFRIFFNKNDIENIRVSVSKKIFSRAVDRNKIKRSIKETFRKNDLYAQEGCFVFFVFKPFFELKKNEASFEIINAVKSFNANNR
- the rpmH gene encoding 50S ribosomal protein L34, translating into MKRTFQPSTLKRKRTHGFRSRMSTKAGRAILSNRRKKGRKELSA